A single Micromonospora sp. CCTCC AA 2012012 DNA region contains:
- a CDS encoding rhodanese-like domain-containing protein, whose amino-acid sequence MSTPETTPRPSTIDAPSLRELIDSGHAPRLLDVRTPAEFETSHIPGAYNVPLNLLKEHRAELRDHLAEDVVLICRSGARATQAGQSLAGVGLPNLKVLDGGMLAWQASNAPIRQGTPRWGLERQVRLVAGSIVLVSVVASVFVPGLKWVAGLIGAGLTVAAVTDTCAMGMLLGRLPYNRGANCDLDTIVGQLRESTGARA is encoded by the coding sequence ATGAGCACTCCCGAGACCACCCCCCGCCCGAGCACCATCGACGCCCCGAGCCTGCGCGAACTCATCGACTCGGGACACGCACCCCGCCTGCTGGATGTGCGCACCCCGGCCGAGTTCGAGACGTCCCACATCCCCGGCGCCTACAACGTGCCGCTGAACCTCCTGAAGGAGCACCGCGCGGAACTGCGCGACCACCTGGCCGAGGACGTGGTGCTGATCTGCCGCTCCGGCGCCCGGGCCACGCAGGCAGGGCAGTCCCTCGCCGGGGTCGGACTGCCGAACCTCAAGGTCCTCGACGGCGGCATGCTGGCCTGGCAGGCCAGCAACGCGCCGATCCGGCAGGGCACCCCACGCTGGGGCCTGGAGCGTCAGGTCCGCCTCGTCGCTGGATCGATCGTCCTGGTCAGCGTCGTGGCCTCGGTCTTCGTACCGGGCCTCAAGTGGGTCGCCGGGCTGATCGGCGCCGGCCTCACCGTCGCCGCGGTCACCGACACCTGCGCGATGGGCATGCTGCTCGGCAGGCTGCCCTACAACCGGGGCGCCAACTGCGACCTGGACACCATCGTCGGTCAGCTGCGGGAGAGCACCGGAGCGCGGGCATGA
- a CDS encoding sulfite exporter TauE/SafE family protein, translating into MTGTLALTVGLAVLIGVALGLLGGGGSILAVPLLVYVADLPAKEAISTSLLVVGATSAVGVLPHVRAHRVRWRTGLVFGLAGMTGAYVGGRLAEFVPAGVLLTGFALMMLATAVAMIRGRRPVEGRPVPHELPALRVIVDGVVVGLVTGLVGAGGGFLVVPALALLGGLPMPVAVGTSLVVVAMKSFAGLAGYLSSVSIDWGLAAAVTAAAVAGSLVGGRLAGRIPADVLRRSFGWFVVVMGVFVLARELPVGWALGLVAVAALAVTGTVAVMFWGHRTEGHSGQPRVGHPVRQRAGTGVER; encoded by the coding sequence ATGACCGGGACCCTGGCCCTCACCGTCGGACTGGCCGTGCTGATCGGGGTCGCCCTGGGCCTGCTCGGCGGCGGCGGGTCGATCCTCGCCGTGCCGCTGCTGGTCTACGTCGCCGACCTGCCCGCCAAGGAGGCGATCTCCACCTCACTGCTGGTGGTCGGCGCCACCAGCGCGGTGGGCGTGCTGCCCCACGTCCGGGCGCACCGGGTCCGCTGGCGTACCGGACTGGTCTTCGGGCTGGCCGGGATGACCGGCGCGTACGTCGGCGGCCGGCTGGCCGAGTTCGTCCCGGCCGGCGTCCTGCTCACCGGCTTCGCGCTGATGATGCTCGCCACCGCGGTCGCGATGATCCGCGGTCGGCGGCCGGTCGAGGGCCGGCCGGTGCCGCACGAGCTGCCGGCGCTGCGGGTGATCGTCGACGGCGTGGTGGTCGGCCTGGTCACCGGGCTGGTCGGTGCCGGCGGCGGCTTCCTCGTCGTGCCCGCGCTCGCCCTGCTCGGCGGCCTGCCGATGCCGGTCGCGGTCGGCACCTCCCTGGTGGTCGTCGCGATGAAGTCCTTCGCCGGGCTGGCCGGCTATCTCTCCAGCGTCAGCATCGACTGGGGCCTGGCCGCCGCGGTGACCGCCGCCGCCGTCGCCGGCAGCCTGGTCGGCGGCCGGCTCGCCGGTCGGATCCCCGCCGACGTCCTGCGCAGGTCGTTCGGCTGGTTCGTGGTGGTGATGGGGGTCTTCGTCCTCGCCCGGGAACTACCCGTCGGGTGGGCGCTCGGACTGGTCGCCGTCGCGGCGTTGGCGGTGACCGGTACGGTCGCGGTGATGTTCTGGGGACACCGGACGGAGGGACACAGTGGACAGCCACGAGTGGGACACCCGGTACGCCAACGCGCCGGGACTGGTGTGGAGCGCTGA
- a CDS encoding class I SAM-dependent methyltransferase — translation MDSHEWDTRYANAPGLVWSAEANRFVVESVTGLTPGAALDLAAGEGRNAVWLAEQGWRVNAVDFSPVAVERGRELAARRGVTVEWRVADVTAYRPVPGSYDLVLLSYLHLPAADLAGVLTSVRRALRPGGTVVVVGHDLANLEGGIGGPQDPAVLLTPETVVDGLAGLHIRRAETARRPVTAADGRTVDALDTVVVASRPAD, via the coding sequence GTGGACAGCCACGAGTGGGACACCCGGTACGCCAACGCGCCGGGACTGGTGTGGAGCGCTGAGGCCAACCGCTTCGTGGTCGAGTCGGTGACCGGGCTGACCCCCGGTGCGGCGCTCGACCTGGCCGCCGGCGAGGGACGCAACGCGGTCTGGCTGGCCGAGCAGGGCTGGCGGGTCAACGCGGTGGACTTCTCGCCGGTGGCCGTCGAGCGGGGCCGGGAGCTGGCCGCCCGGCGCGGCGTGACGGTCGAGTGGCGGGTGGCGGACGTGACCGCGTACCGGCCGGTGCCCGGCTCGTACGACCTGGTCCTGCTGAGCTACCTGCACCTGCCCGCCGCCGACCTCGCCGGCGTGCTCACCTCGGTCCGGCGGGCGCTGCGCCCGGGCGGCACCGTGGTGGTGGTGGGACACGACCTCGCCAACCTCGAGGGCGGCATCGGCGGGCCGCAGGACCCGGCGGTGCTGCTCACCCCGGAGACGGTCGTCGACGGCCTCGCCGGGCTGCACATCCGGCGCGCCGAGACGGCCCGCCGCCCGGTGACCGCCGCCGACGGCCGTACCGTGGACGCCCTCGACACGGTCGTGGTCGCCAGCCGACCCGCCGACTGA
- a CDS encoding MBL fold metallo-hydrolase: protein MTVQVSVIATSSLGDRSYLASDGRVAVVVDPQRDIDRVLHLAGAQGVRVTHVVETHLHNDYVSGGRDLARISGAHHLVAAADEVGFAREAVADGDAVTVSDSLRLRVLATPGHTFHHLSYVLDEATDGGWQPVGVFTGGSLLFGTTGRTDLLGREHAHDLARRQHDSARRLADLLPDGTQVWPTHGFGSFCSASQADAPDSTIGREKQANPVLRLAADEFVTETLGGLDAYPAYYAHMGVTNQAGPAPVDLTPVARADAAQLRRRIADGEWVVDLRHRKAYAAAHLAGTVSLGLDGPMSTWLGWLIDWGSPVTLLADTAEQVADAQRELVRIGIDRPAAQATGTPEQWATEPGDLRELRAADFPALAAARAGAAPAGLPHPDVVLDVRMTNEWRAGHLAGAVHVPLPDLPGRLADVPAGTVWVHCGSGYRATAAASLLANAGREVVVIDDRFDRAASAGLAMAG, encoded by the coding sequence ATGACCGTGCAGGTCTCCGTCATCGCGACGTCCTCACTCGGCGACCGCAGCTATCTGGCCTCCGACGGCCGCGTGGCGGTCGTGGTCGACCCACAACGCGACATCGACCGCGTCCTCCACCTCGCCGGGGCCCAGGGGGTACGCGTCACCCACGTGGTCGAGACCCACCTGCACAACGACTACGTCTCCGGCGGACGCGACCTGGCCCGGATCAGCGGCGCCCACCATCTGGTGGCCGCTGCCGACGAGGTCGGCTTCGCCCGCGAGGCCGTGGCCGACGGCGACGCGGTGACCGTCTCCGACTCGCTGCGGCTGCGCGTGCTGGCCACCCCGGGACACACCTTCCACCACCTGTCGTACGTGCTGGACGAGGCCACCGACGGCGGCTGGCAGCCGGTCGGCGTCTTCACCGGCGGGTCGCTGCTCTTCGGCACCACCGGTCGCACCGACCTGCTCGGCAGGGAGCACGCGCACGACCTCGCCCGACGCCAGCACGACTCCGCCCGACGGCTGGCCGACCTGCTGCCCGACGGCACCCAGGTCTGGCCGACGCACGGCTTCGGCAGCTTCTGCTCGGCCAGCCAGGCCGACGCCCCGGACTCGACCATCGGGCGGGAGAAGCAGGCCAACCCCGTGCTGCGCCTCGCGGCCGACGAGTTCGTCACCGAGACCCTGGGCGGCCTCGACGCCTACCCGGCCTACTACGCCCACATGGGGGTGACGAACCAGGCCGGGCCCGCCCCGGTGGACCTCACCCCGGTCGCCCGGGCCGACGCGGCACAGCTGCGCCGACGGATCGCCGACGGCGAGTGGGTGGTCGACCTGCGGCACCGCAAGGCGTACGCGGCCGCGCATCTGGCCGGCACCGTCAGCCTCGGGCTGGACGGCCCGATGTCGACCTGGCTGGGCTGGCTGATCGACTGGGGCAGCCCGGTCACCCTGCTCGCCGACACCGCCGAGCAGGTCGCCGACGCCCAGCGGGAGCTGGTCCGGATCGGCATCGACCGCCCGGCCGCGCAGGCCACCGGGACGCCCGAGCAGTGGGCCACCGAACCCGGCGACCTGCGCGAGCTGCGGGCGGCCGACTTCCCGGCGCTGGCCGCCGCCCGGGCGGGTGCCGCCCCCGCCGGGCTGCCCCACCCCGACGTGGTGCTCGACGTGCGGATGACCAACGAGTGGCGGGCCGGGCACCTCGCCGGCGCCGTGCACGTTCCGCTGCCCGACCTGCCCGGCCGGCTCGCCGACGTGCCGGCCGGCACGGTCTGGGTGCACTGCGGCTCCGGCTACCGGGCCACCGCGGCGGCGTCGCTGCTGGCCAACGCCGGCCGCGAGGTCGTCGTCATCGACGACCGGTTCGACCGGGCCGCGTCGGCCGGTCTCGCCATGGCCGGCTGA
- a CDS encoding zinc-binding dehydrogenase, with protein MLAGRLHVTGRELRMESVPVPEPGRGQVRVRVAAAGVCLSDVHLIDGTLTPLYLAGDVVTLGHEVAGTVDALGDGVEGWVPGQRVLLQAGERDRRGSVLTRGVDYDGGWAEYALAREDTLVPIPDALPFEQACIIPDAVSTPWAAVTDTARTRPGEAVGVWGVGGLGAHAVQLLRLVGAAPVIAVDPLPAARERALTLGADVALDPKDGGFRDAVLELTAARGLDVAFDFAGVTPVREQALTVLGRRGRLVLAGIANRPVTIASDSRFNYLGQSVHGHYGSEAEHVDQLVSLAGQGRLDLAASVSDVLPLADAAEAVRRVHDKQGNPIRLILRP; from the coding sequence ATGCTGGCCGGACGGCTGCACGTGACCGGACGAGAGCTGAGGATGGAGTCGGTGCCGGTGCCCGAACCGGGGCGCGGGCAGGTCCGCGTCCGGGTGGCCGCCGCCGGGGTGTGCCTGTCGGACGTACACCTGATCGACGGCACCCTCACCCCGCTGTACCTCGCCGGAGACGTGGTGACCCTCGGTCACGAGGTGGCCGGGACCGTCGACGCCCTCGGCGACGGGGTCGAGGGCTGGGTCCCGGGCCAGCGGGTGCTGCTCCAGGCCGGGGAGCGGGACCGGCGGGGCTCCGTGCTCACCCGCGGCGTCGACTACGACGGCGGCTGGGCCGAGTACGCCCTGGCCCGCGAGGACACCCTGGTACCGATCCCCGACGCCCTGCCCTTCGAGCAGGCCTGCATCATCCCCGACGCGGTCTCCACGCCGTGGGCGGCGGTCACCGACACCGCCCGGACCCGACCGGGGGAGGCCGTCGGGGTGTGGGGCGTCGGCGGACTCGGCGCGCACGCCGTGCAACTGCTGCGGCTGGTCGGCGCGGCCCCGGTGATCGCGGTGGACCCGCTGCCGGCGGCCCGGGAACGGGCGCTGACCCTCGGCGCGGACGTCGCGCTCGACCCGAAGGACGGCGGCTTCCGCGACGCCGTGCTGGAGTTGACCGCCGCCCGGGGCCTCGACGTGGCGTTCGACTTCGCCGGCGTCACCCCGGTCCGCGAGCAGGCGCTGACGGTGCTCGGCCGGCGCGGCCGGCTGGTGCTCGCCGGCATCGCGAACCGGCCGGTCACCATCGCCTCCGACAGCCGGTTCAACTACCTCGGCCAGTCCGTGCACGGGCACTACGGCTCGGAGGCCGAGCACGTCGACCAGCTGGTGTCGCTGGCCGGCCAGGGCCGGCTCGACCTGGCCGCGTCGGTCAGCGACGTGCTGCCCCTCGCCGACGCGGCGGAGGCGGTCCGGCGCGTCCACGACAAGCAGGGCAACCCGATCCGGCTGATCCTGCGCCCCTGA